In Haloplanus rubicundus, one DNA window encodes the following:
- a CDS encoding GIY-YIG nuclease family protein, giving the protein MDDTDAAGGTYTLLLSLPDPAEIAVGALGTHALPAGAYAYTGSALGSGGFARVDRHRRVAAGDHDTRHWHVDYLTGHPTTELVGVVTSPGVDAECAVAARLPDGPVAGFGASDCGCRSHLAVGRGIESIRTAVEAAHRDARRAV; this is encoded by the coding sequence ATGGACGACACGGACGCCGCGGGTGGCACCTACACCCTCCTGTTGTCCCTGCCCGACCCGGCCGAAATCGCCGTCGGCGCGCTCGGTACGCACGCCCTCCCTGCCGGCGCGTACGCCTACACCGGGAGCGCCCTCGGCAGCGGCGGCTTCGCCCGCGTCGACCGTCACCGGCGCGTCGCGGCCGGCGACCACGACACTCGACACTGGCACGTCGACTACCTGACCGGGCACCCGACGACCGAACTGGTCGGCGTCGTCACGTCACCCGGCGTCGACGCCGAGTGTGCCGTTGCCGCCCGCCTCCCCGACGGCCCGGTCGCCGGCTTCGGCGCCTCGGACTGTGGCTGTCGCTCGCATCTCGCGGTCGGTCGGGGTATCGAGTCGATACGGACGGCCGTCGAGGCGGCACATCGAGACGCTCGCCGAGCGGTGTAG